One segment of Belonocnema kinseyi isolate 2016_QV_RU_SX_M_011 chromosome 7, B_treatae_v1, whole genome shotgun sequence DNA contains the following:
- the LOC117176763 gene encoding putative RNA polymerase II subunit B1 CTD phosphatase RPAP2 isoform X1 has translation MEHPRKNSSERIKPMKHKMTKSQMQLAILKKKECDAKAHSIVEKLLEPDVDPQWLLESLEYINKCHMEDVIEERSIEKLCGYALCNKPLTTVVTQRYHISTKRNKVYDVSRRKCFCSSFCYGATNYLLDQMHVSPLWLREEDQVTEFHFLPDTHKTVANIPGEEVIVSGDDSITKADIETDDPESSEVKEPLKNDNLSKPELNEEKTIEEKNLESEKGTEKPRKLLEESESHPIANPDENVIQVKNSDNTKKIILEIAETRKSKKKCVTFQLPDDKESSSTSYQSPEKTEEVSKTLTTSDYLMKDITQKEDLDSSIVPVSQNPRRESIFQRERKSAKKTSRGSKNTLVTLGTLVKRIEEIFKEWITEETLRLLLGEETTKQQVFENVTKQEKYAALCKKLNQLQLEDEREERAKLEKTVSKAVPHYSFLQEDGKKLQLKVRAFYEGRTVIEIPDESDKNEDAEKVEDSSPVFPLTESRAPKAIRRRIFLEKINNILPDLLRALSGNGQVLPERFAYSRERVTAVKALVSTFALNANNIVFKSAEWTLVGLIIIKMMSAMDPGLKYLFATKQASLYTSMILMSYQLDSNYLDTFINSLTNEMPCRLDESTT, from the exons atggagcatCCTCGTAAAAATTCGTCAGAAAGAATCAAACCAATGAAGCACAAAATGAc GAAATCACAGATGCAACTGGCTATTCTTAAAAAGAAAGAATGTGACGCGAAAGCACACTCAATAGTAGAAAAGTTGCTGGAACCAGATGTGGATCCTCAGTGGCTGCTCGAAAGT ttggaatatataaataaatgtcaCATGGAGGACGTTATCGAAGAAAGGTCGATAGAAAAATTATGCGGTTATGCTTTATGCAATAAACCGCTGACAACGGTAGTAACTCAGCGTTATCATATATCGACGAAGAGGAATAAGGTTTACGATGTCAGTCGACGAAAATGTTTTTGCAGTTCTTTCTGTTATGGTGCAACAAACTACTTGTTAGATCAAATGCACGTGAGTCCTCTTTGGCTAAGAGAAGAAGACCAAGTTACCGAATTCCATTTTTTGCCCGATACCCATAAAACAGTAGCAAACATTCCAGGAGAAGAAGTAATAGTTAGTGGCGACGATTCGATTACAAAGGCCGATATAGAGACTGACGATCCCGAAAGTTCAGAAGTAAAAGAACctctaaaaaatgataatttaagtaAACCAGAACTTAATGAAGAAAAAACTATTGAGGAAAAGAATTTAGAGAGTGAAAAGGGCACAGAAAAACCACGAAAATTGCTAGAAGAAAGTGAATCGCATCCCATTGCAAATCCAGATGAAAATGTTATCCAAGTTAAAAATTCGGacaataccaaaaaaattattttggaaatcgcAGAAACTAGAAAGTCTAAAAAGAAATGTGTTACTTTTCAACTTCCAGATGACAAAGAAAGTTCGTCAACTAGTTATCAGAGTCCTGAAAAAACAGAAGAAGTTTCAAAAACACTCACCACAAGTGATTATTTAATGAAAGATATAACTCAAAAAGAGGATTTGGATTCGTCAATCGTCCCAGTGTCACAAAATCCTCGAAGAGAGTCAATATTCCAGAGAGAAAGAAAAAGTGCAAAGAAAACCTCCAGGGGTTCTAAAAACACATTAGTAACCCTTGGTACTTTAGTCAAACGGATTGAAGAAATCTTTAAAGAATGGATTACAGAAGAGACTCTTCGTTTACTTCTTGGAGAAGAAACGACAAAGCAgcaagtttttgaaaatgtaactaaacaGGAAAAGTATGCAGCcctctgtaaaaaattgaatcaacTTCAGTTGGAAGACGAAAGGGAGGAGCGTGCGAAATTAGAAAAAACGGTTTCGAAAGCTGTTCCGcattattcatttttacaagAAGACGGGAAGAAGTTACAGCTTAAG gTACGAGCATTTTACGAAGGGCGTACGGTAATTGAAATTCCTGACGAATCTGATAAAAATGAAGACGCCGAAAAGGTGGAAGACTCGAGTCCAGTTTTTCCTTTGACTGAGTCTCGTGCCCCAAAAGCTATTCGACGTcgcatttttctggaaaaaattaacaacat ATTGCCAGATCTCCTACGAGCTTTGTCCGGAAATGGCCAAGTTCTCCCAGAACGATTTGCTTACAGCAGGGAAAGAGTCACTGCCGTTAAAGCTTTGGTCAGCACTTTCGCTCTGAATgcaaataatattgttttcaaatcTGCCGAATGGACTCTCGTAGGCCTCATCATTATCAAAAT gatGAGTGCAATGGACCCGGGACTAAAGTACTTATTTGCCACAAAGCAAGCTTCGTTGTACACTTCGATGATTCTAATGTCCTATCAACTGGATTCAAATTATCTAGACACATTTATAAATAGTCTGACGAATGAAATGCCATGCAGGCTCGATGAATCAACAACCTAG
- the LOC117176763 gene encoding putative RNA polymerase II subunit B1 CTD phosphatase RPAP2 isoform X2 → MQLAILKKKECDAKAHSIVEKLLEPDVDPQWLLESLEYINKCHMEDVIEERSIEKLCGYALCNKPLTTVVTQRYHISTKRNKVYDVSRRKCFCSSFCYGATNYLLDQMHVSPLWLREEDQVTEFHFLPDTHKTVANIPGEEVIVSGDDSITKADIETDDPESSEVKEPLKNDNLSKPELNEEKTIEEKNLESEKGTEKPRKLLEESESHPIANPDENVIQVKNSDNTKKIILEIAETRKSKKKCVTFQLPDDKESSSTSYQSPEKTEEVSKTLTTSDYLMKDITQKEDLDSSIVPVSQNPRRESIFQRERKSAKKTSRGSKNTLVTLGTLVKRIEEIFKEWITEETLRLLLGEETTKQQVFENVTKQEKYAALCKKLNQLQLEDEREERAKLEKTVSKAVPHYSFLQEDGKKLQLKVRAFYEGRTVIEIPDESDKNEDAEKVEDSSPVFPLTESRAPKAIRRRIFLEKINNILPDLLRALSGNGQVLPERFAYSRERVTAVKALVSTFALNANNIVFKSAEWTLVGLIIIKMMSAMDPGLKYLFATKQASLYTSMILMSYQLDSNYLDTFINSLTNEMPCRLDESTT, encoded by the exons ATGCAACTGGCTATTCTTAAAAAGAAAGAATGTGACGCGAAAGCACACTCAATAGTAGAAAAGTTGCTGGAACCAGATGTGGATCCTCAGTGGCTGCTCGAAAGT ttggaatatataaataaatgtcaCATGGAGGACGTTATCGAAGAAAGGTCGATAGAAAAATTATGCGGTTATGCTTTATGCAATAAACCGCTGACAACGGTAGTAACTCAGCGTTATCATATATCGACGAAGAGGAATAAGGTTTACGATGTCAGTCGACGAAAATGTTTTTGCAGTTCTTTCTGTTATGGTGCAACAAACTACTTGTTAGATCAAATGCACGTGAGTCCTCTTTGGCTAAGAGAAGAAGACCAAGTTACCGAATTCCATTTTTTGCCCGATACCCATAAAACAGTAGCAAACATTCCAGGAGAAGAAGTAATAGTTAGTGGCGACGATTCGATTACAAAGGCCGATATAGAGACTGACGATCCCGAAAGTTCAGAAGTAAAAGAACctctaaaaaatgataatttaagtaAACCAGAACTTAATGAAGAAAAAACTATTGAGGAAAAGAATTTAGAGAGTGAAAAGGGCACAGAAAAACCACGAAAATTGCTAGAAGAAAGTGAATCGCATCCCATTGCAAATCCAGATGAAAATGTTATCCAAGTTAAAAATTCGGacaataccaaaaaaattattttggaaatcgcAGAAACTAGAAAGTCTAAAAAGAAATGTGTTACTTTTCAACTTCCAGATGACAAAGAAAGTTCGTCAACTAGTTATCAGAGTCCTGAAAAAACAGAAGAAGTTTCAAAAACACTCACCACAAGTGATTATTTAATGAAAGATATAACTCAAAAAGAGGATTTGGATTCGTCAATCGTCCCAGTGTCACAAAATCCTCGAAGAGAGTCAATATTCCAGAGAGAAAGAAAAAGTGCAAAGAAAACCTCCAGGGGTTCTAAAAACACATTAGTAACCCTTGGTACTTTAGTCAAACGGATTGAAGAAATCTTTAAAGAATGGATTACAGAAGAGACTCTTCGTTTACTTCTTGGAGAAGAAACGACAAAGCAgcaagtttttgaaaatgtaactaaacaGGAAAAGTATGCAGCcctctgtaaaaaattgaatcaacTTCAGTTGGAAGACGAAAGGGAGGAGCGTGCGAAATTAGAAAAAACGGTTTCGAAAGCTGTTCCGcattattcatttttacaagAAGACGGGAAGAAGTTACAGCTTAAG gTACGAGCATTTTACGAAGGGCGTACGGTAATTGAAATTCCTGACGAATCTGATAAAAATGAAGACGCCGAAAAGGTGGAAGACTCGAGTCCAGTTTTTCCTTTGACTGAGTCTCGTGCCCCAAAAGCTATTCGACGTcgcatttttctggaaaaaattaacaacat ATTGCCAGATCTCCTACGAGCTTTGTCCGGAAATGGCCAAGTTCTCCCAGAACGATTTGCTTACAGCAGGGAAAGAGTCACTGCCGTTAAAGCTTTGGTCAGCACTTTCGCTCTGAATgcaaataatattgttttcaaatcTGCCGAATGGACTCTCGTAGGCCTCATCATTATCAAAAT gatGAGTGCAATGGACCCGGGACTAAAGTACTTATTTGCCACAAAGCAAGCTTCGTTGTACACTTCGATGATTCTAATGTCCTATCAACTGGATTCAAATTATCTAGACACATTTATAAATAGTCTGACGAATGAAATGCCATGCAGGCTCGATGAATCAACAACCTAG